The sequence below is a genomic window from Sphingobacterium sp. ML3W.
TGCGCTTATTCTTGATAAGACACGCTCTGACAACCAATAAATAAAAATGGTTGCAATTATTGCGATAATAATATATAACACCACTTGAAATGCTTTTTTCATATTTATAATGGACTTGGATTTAGAACAAAATAACGTTCTAATATTCAAACATAAAAAAAACCCGTAACATTTGTTACGGGTTTAAAAAATAATACCATTATGTATTAATATAACTTCTCAGGATACGCACCTTCAGCGATAAGCTTTAAGATAGAAGCCTTAACTATTTCTTTATCTTCTTTATAGGTAACACCAAACCATTTTGATGATGTTGGAATAACCTTAAATTCTGCTTGTTTTGTTTGTACGATATGATCGGCTACAGATGGTATAAAAAATTCAGATTTAGGATCTTCAGCATTATTTTCGACGAAATCCTTGAACATTTCTTCAGCTACATCAAATACTTTTGGTGTAAAACCCCAGAAGTTCATAGAAACACGACTAAGCGGATCTAATTCAGTAATAACATCTCCCTCTTCGAAGACAATTTTCTTCTCGCCTTCAATTTCTTTATAATAGATTTTTGTACGCTCCGTAACGCTATTCATATGTCCAGATGCGCTTACTTCACAAACACCTCTTGATACATATCCATAATCTGATAATGTATTTCCAACTTGGAATCCCATCAATGCCATTTGCTGATCTGACACCTCAGTAGTTAAAAATTGAGCCATCTTTTGGTAAGAATCTGTACCATAGAAATCATCAGCGTTAATAACACAAAAAGGTCCATCAATTTGGTTCTTTGCACTCATAACTGCATGAGCAGTACCCCAAGGTTTTGCACGTTCTATTTCACGGTCAATACCAAATTTCTTCAAATCAAAATCTTGGAATGCATAATCTACCTCAATTTTCCCTTTCAACTTTTCATCAAAAACTTCTTTCATTTTATCTAAAAATTCTTCACGAATAATAAATACTACCTTGCCAAATCCAGCATTAATAGCATCATAGATAGAATAATCGATAATAGTTTCGCCGTGAGGCCCAAAAGCATCAATCTGTTTCAATGATCCGTAACGGCTAGCCATCCCTGCTGCCAAAATTAATAAAGTTGGTTTACTCATATTCAATTTCTAGGTCGTTTCTAGTTTAAATTTATGCAAATATATAAATATTAGATTACTTTTTCTTAAAGAAAGCTGTTAACAAACCACTTGCTAGTTTACTTAACAATTTTACACCCTCTCTTGCCAAGGTTGTTGTAGCGGTCTTTTGAGCAGCTTCAAGTGGTGTTTGCCTGGTAGAAACACGCTTAGAAGCTTTAGCATCCTCTTTTGTTCGATTTAGTTGTTCCTGTTCCGTAGCTGCATACTTCATTTTCTCATCTACAATCTCAGCCGCTGAACGATTCTCTTCTCGTTCTTGGTATTTAGCGTGCAGATCAGATTGCAACACAAGCTGATCAAATGTGCTGGTATCCGCTGGTCCCATCACTGCACGAGCTGGAACAAGATGTGTAGCCACAACTTCAGTAGGAATTCCTTTATCATTCAGTACAGTAATCAATGCTTGCCCTGTCCCTAATGATGTTAGCACTTGATCAATGGCATAAAAGTCGGACTTTGGATAAGTTTTTACGGTCTTTCTTAAATTCTCAGCATCATTAGGCGTAAAAGCACGTAATGCATGTTGAACACGATTTCCCAATTGTGCTAATACCGATTCTGGAATATCTGTCGGTGATTGGGTACAAAAGAAGACGCCTATACCTTTTGACCGTATCAATCTTACAATTTGTTCTACTTGCGTCATAAATGCTTTTGAAGCATCTTTAAACAGCAAATGGGCCTCATCAAAGAAAAAGACCAATTTTGGTTTATCTAAATCGCCTACTTCAGGAAGATTTTTAAACAATTGTGCTAAAATACTTAACAAAAAGGTTGAAAACAGAACGGGTTGATCCTGAACATCTGAAATGTTCAATAAACTTATTACTCCTTTGCCGTCCACCTTTCGAAATAAATCTTGTATATCAAATTCTTTCTCACCGAATATATGTGCTACCCCTTGTTGCTCTATGGCTACAATTTTGCGTAAGATTGTTCCTGAACTTGCTGTACTAATTTTACCATAATCATCTTTAATTTCATCACTCCCTGGACCATCAGCAAGGTAGCTTAATAATTTTTTGACATCATTCAGGTCGACTAAAGGCATATCATGATCTTGTGCATATTTAAAGATTGCAGCTAATACACCGGTCTGTGTATCATTTAGTTCCAAAATACGGGCTAATAAAATTGGACCAACATCAGACACTTTTATCCGCATAGTGGTTCCTCTTTTCCCTGTTAAGGAAAACAATTCAATAGGAAAACTTGCCGGTTGAAAGGGAACACCAACAGCATTTCCACGATCAATTAACGCTTGATTGGTCTGTCCCTCTACTGCCAGTCCAGATAGATCACCTTTTACATCCAACATAAAGACAGGCACACCTGCATCTGATAGTTGCTCTGCAATTAATTGTAATGTACGCGTTTTTCCTGTACCTGTTGCTCCTGCAATCAAACCATGACGATTCATCATCTTTAAGGCCAAATTAACTTTAGCTTCTGATAGAATATTTCCATCCAAGATGCCTGCACCCAAATAAATATAAGCGCCTTTGGGACTATAGGATGTTTTCACCTTTTCAATAAATTGTGCTTTATCTTCCATTACATTAAATGCTAATTTTAAAAACTGAAAACAACCTTTACTTACTTTACTATCATCACCTTTTACAGGTTATATTTCTTAGATTAAAGATAGAACGAAATATTGAGTCTTTGTAATTTTTTTGTCAGCAAGAGATTATTTTTAGATTAGTTTATAATTTTTTAACATGAAAAATGTATTTTTACATACTCTAAAAAAGGGAACAGAAACAGTTTGAAAAAAGATGTTTAATAAAAAACTTAGAAATATAGCGGCGATATTATGTGCTTTAATCTTTTTCATAAAGATGAGCATATCGATTACACCCCTATTTTCTTCTTTGATAGATCAACATACCATTCTTCAAATTGTGCTCCAATTAGAAATTGAAAACAACAATGGCGCGCATAGTGATCATAGTGAAACCGGTTCAAAATTCTTTAATTCAAAAGTTGAAGACACTTATTTCTGGGCGATCATTACTGACAATCATGGAAAACAAAAGCATTACTTAAAAAACGAAAAAAGTATTCGCGCTTTCCACCCTTCTGTTCCTACGCCGCCTCCTAACTGCTAGTTTCCCTTCTGTGCCTTCGCACGGCTTCAACTTTACTCAGGTCTGATTAAAGTAAAATATTGAAAATATTCAGATAAAATTTTAGACAAAAACTAATGTTTGGAACTCGTATGTCTGCTTTTCTAAAACTATCGAAAAGAGACTTAAAATATGATGTACCTGCTAGTGTTGTGGTGTTCTTGGTAGCATTGCCACTATGTTTAGGTATTGCAATGGCCTCTGGTGCGCCATTGTTTGCAGGATTGTTAACAGGAGTGATTGGCGGAATAGTCGTCTCTTCTATCAGTAAATCGCCTTTAAGTGTCAGCGGACCTGCAGCTGGACTGACAGTGATTGTTTTAGGTGCTATTCAGAGCCTAGGAGCTTATGAAACGTTTTTACTTGCCGTACTTCTGGCTGGTGTTATCCAATTGGTTCTGGGTATAGTAAAGGCTGGAATAATAGGAAACTATTTCCCTTCATCTGTAATTGTAGGTATGCTTGCTGCAATTGGTATCACCATTATATTAAAGCAAATTCCTTTAGCACTTGGCATGATAGAGGCTCATGCATTTGAATTTGATAATGGACATGGAGTAGGTGCATTTACAGACACCTTAGTGTCTTCAATTGGGTTAGGGGCATTTATCATCTGCATGTTATCATTAGCCGTATTAATATATTGGCCAAAAATACCTAAGCTAAAAAGCATACCCGCTCCTTTAATAGTTGTTGCTTTAGGAATAGGCTTAGCTTATGTATTTAATGGAACGCGCTTTCAATTAGCAGAGTCCCAATTTGTTTTAATACCTATCGTCAATTCATTTGCTGAGTTTACTGGGCTCTTTACACATCCAGATTTTTCGCAGATTATCAATAAAGAGGTATGGATTATCGCTTTCACTATCGCAATAATTGCGAGTTTAGAAACATTGCTTAGTATAGAAGCGGTTGATAAGATTGATCCTTTCAAAAGAAATACTCCTACCAACCGGGAACTTATTGCACAAGGCGTGGGTAATATAACAAGTGGTCTGTTAGGTGGCTTACCTATGACTTCTGTTATTGTACGCTCTTCTGCCAATGTTAATGCAGGTGGCAGAACTAGACAATCTGCTTTACTTCATGGTGTTTGGCTATTGTTGGCCATATTGGTTATCCCTACTGTCTTAAATTTTATTCCCCTATCATGCTTAGCTGCAATTTTACTGCAAACAGGATACAAATTAGCAAAACCAGTGTTATTTACTAGTATGTATAAAAAAGGTCTTGACCAGTTCATTCCATTCATTGCAACGATTACAGCAATTGTATTTACAGACTTATTAATGGGTGTTGGAATCGGTATTGTTGTTGCTACTTTTTATATCCTAAAGGCCAATATGCAAAATGCTTTCAAATTTGATATCGTTAAGCATAACGATTATGATAAAGCAGTCATTACATTAGCAGAAGAGGTTTCTTTCTTAAATAAAGCTCCGATACAACAAAAGCTTTATAGTCTTCCAAAATCTGTTGGCCTTATTGTTATTAATGGTACAGGAAGTAAATTCATTGACAAGGATGTCATTGAAGTCATTAAAGATTTCGAACAAAATGCCTTGACAAAAGGAAAACGCATTGAATTAATGGATGTTGAATACAAGAAAAAATAATAAAATTAAAACAATTAATTAACGAGATTTGTATCTCTATTAAGGATACAATATACTGCTCAATCAAGAATGAGCTGTGCCAAAAGATATAAAAATGGAAAAAGATTTAGAATTAGGATTTGAAAGAATTTTGCAAGGAAATCGGGAATGGATGGACTTTGTTAAACAAGATGAATCGGGTCGCTTTCAACAATTATCAAAAGGGCAGAATCCAGAAATCTTATGGATTGGTTGTGCAGACAGCCGTGTTCCTGCAAACGAAATAACAGGTACTAAACCTGGAGAAGTTTTTGTACATCGTAATATAGCGAATGTCTGTGTGCACTCCGATATGAATATGTTAAGTGTTCTGGATTATGCAGTATCTGTATTAAAAGTAAAACATGTCATTGTTGCAGGTCACTATGGTTGTGGTGGGGTGGCAGCTTCCTTGAGTCGTAACCAATATGGTGTAATTGATAACTGGTTGTGCCATATTAAAGATGTTTACCGTTTGCATGCTGCAGAAATTGATGCCATTGAAGACAAAGAACAAAAAGAAGACCGCTTGGTTGAACTTAATGTTATTGAACAAGTATTCAACCTTTGTACAACTTCAATCGTGCAAAATGCATGGAAGTCGGGACAGCCTTTGGCTATCCATGGTATGGTCATTAACATTGCTACTGGACAACTGGAAGATTTGGATACAACCTTCACTAATAATGAAGCATTAGGTCAGGTATTTGCCTATAAATAGCAAACAAAAGGGTCGGCTAACCGACCCTTTTCGCCAACCCAAAGCCCTCTCCTACATTACTATTACTGCTTCTAACTCTGCATAATGTATAAACTAAATCTTACTTTAAGGGATGTTGCTTTAAAATGTAATAACTACTACGGATAATTCGAAGTAATACTTAACTTTGTATTATGATAAACGAGGAGAAATCATTAAATTTTATTGAAGAAATTATCGAAGAGGATCTTCGTAACGGGACACATGATGGACGTGTATTAACGCGTTTCCCTCCCGAGCCAAATGGCTATCTTCACATTGGTCATGCCAAATCAATTTGCTTAAACTTTGGTTTAGGACAAAAATATAATGGCCAGACAAACTTACGTTTCGACGATACAAACCCTGTTACAGAAGATACAGAGTACGTTGACAGCATCAAAAAAGACATTCAATGGCTTGGTTTTTCATGGGCTCAGGAATTATATACTTCCGACTACTTTGACACGCTATATCAATATGCAGTTGATTTAATCAAAAAAGATTTAGCTTATGTTGATGATAGCACAGCAGAAGAAATTGCTGCAGCTAAAGGTACACCAACTGAACCTGGAGTGCCAACACCTAACCGCAGTCGTAGTATTGAGGAGAACTTGGTTCTCTTCCAAGAAATGAAAGATGGTAAATACCAAGATGGTGAGAAAGTATTGCGTGCCAAAATAGACCTTGCAAATCCAAATATGCATTTAAGAGATCCGTTATTGTACCGCATCAAACATGCGCACCACCATCGCACAGGTGACAAATGGTGTATATACCCCATGTATGATTTTGCACATGGACAATCGGATTCTATTGAGAAAATTACACATTCCATTTGTACTTTAGAGTTTATTCCACATCGTGCTTTATATGATTGGTGTATTGAGAAGTTAGAAATTTTTCCATCTAAACAATATGAATTTGCTCGTTTAAACATGACCTACACAGTTATGAGTAAGCGTAAGCTTCTACAACTCGTAAATGATAAATTTGTAGAAAGCTGGGATGACCCACGTATGCCTACTATTTCAGGTTTACGTCGAAGAGGTTACACGCCAGCGAGTATCCGTACATTCTGTGATAAAATTGGTGTCGCTAAACGCGAAAACATGATTGACGTCAGTCTTTTAGAATTCTGTATTCGTGAGGACTTGAATAAAACGGCATGGAGAAGAATGGCAGTATTAGATCCTATTAAATTGGTGATCACCAATCTTCCATCAGACTATACCGAAGATCTACATGGTGAAAACAATCCAGAGGTAGAAGGTGGTGAAGGTTCGCGCGTGATTCCTTTTTCAAACGAGTTATGGATCGAGCGTGATGACTTTATGGAAGATGCTCCTAAGAAATTTTTCCGTTTAGGCCCAG
It includes:
- a CDS encoding SulP family inorganic anion transporter; amino-acid sequence: MFGTRMSAFLKLSKRDLKYDVPASVVVFLVALPLCLGIAMASGAPLFAGLLTGVIGGIVVSSISKSPLSVSGPAAGLTVIVLGAIQSLGAYETFLLAVLLAGVIQLVLGIVKAGIIGNYFPSSVIVGMLAAIGITIILKQIPLALGMIEAHAFEFDNGHGVGAFTDTLVSSIGLGAFIICMLSLAVLIYWPKIPKLKSIPAPLIVVALGIGLAYVFNGTRFQLAESQFVLIPIVNSFAEFTGLFTHPDFSQIINKEVWIIAFTIAIIASLETLLSIEAVDKIDPFKRNTPTNRELIAQGVGNITSGLLGGLPMTSVIVRSSANVNAGGRTRQSALLHGVWLLLAILVIPTVLNFIPLSCLAAILLQTGYKLAKPVLFTSMYKKGLDQFIPFIATITAIVFTDLLMGVGIGIVVATFYILKANMQNAFKFDIVKHNDYDKAVITLAEEVSFLNKAPIQQKLYSLPKSVGLIVINGTGSKFIDKDVIEVIKDFEQNALTKGKRIELMDVEYKKK
- a CDS encoding sugar phosphate nucleotidyltransferase codes for the protein MSKPTLLILAAGMASRYGSLKQIDAFGPHGETIIDYSIYDAINAGFGKVVFIIREEFLDKMKEVFDEKLKGKIEVDYAFQDFDLKKFGIDREIERAKPWGTAHAVMSAKNQIDGPFCVINADDFYGTDSYQKMAQFLTTEVSDQQMALMGFQVGNTLSDYGYVSRGVCEVSASGHMNSVTERTKIYYKEIEGEKKIVFEEGDVITELDPLSRVSMNFWGFTPKVFDVAEEMFKDFVENNAEDPKSEFFIPSVADHIVQTKQAEFKVIPTSSKWFGVTYKEDKEIVKASILKLIAEGAYPEKLY
- a CDS encoding carbonic anhydrase, giving the protein MEKDLELGFERILQGNREWMDFVKQDESGRFQQLSKGQNPEILWIGCADSRVPANEITGTKPGEVFVHRNIANVCVHSDMNMLSVLDYAVSVLKVKHVIVAGHYGCGGVAASLSRNQYGVIDNWLCHIKDVYRLHAAEIDAIEDKEQKEDRLVELNVIEQVFNLCTTSIVQNAWKSGQPLAIHGMVINIATGQLEDLDTTFTNNEALGQVFAYK
- a CDS encoding helicase HerA-like domain-containing protein — protein: MEDKAQFIEKVKTSYSPKGAYIYLGAGILDGNILSEAKVNLALKMMNRHGLIAGATGTGKTRTLQLIAEQLSDAGVPVFMLDVKGDLSGLAVEGQTNQALIDRGNAVGVPFQPASFPIELFSLTGKRGTTMRIKVSDVGPILLARILELNDTQTGVLAAIFKYAQDHDMPLVDLNDVKKLLSYLADGPGSDEIKDDYGKISTASSGTILRKIVAIEQQGVAHIFGEKEFDIQDLFRKVDGKGVISLLNISDVQDQPVLFSTFLLSILAQLFKNLPEVGDLDKPKLVFFFDEAHLLFKDASKAFMTQVEQIVRLIRSKGIGVFFCTQSPTDIPESVLAQLGNRVQHALRAFTPNDAENLRKTVKTYPKSDFYAIDQVLTSLGTGQALITVLNDKGIPTEVVATHLVPARAVMGPADTSTFDQLVLQSDLHAKYQEREENRSAAEIVDEKMKYAATEQEQLNRTKEDAKASKRVSTRQTPLEAAQKTATTTLAREGVKLLSKLASGLLTAFFKKK
- a CDS encoding glutamine--tRNA ligase/YqeY domain fusion protein, producing MINEEKSLNFIEEIIEEDLRNGTHDGRVLTRFPPEPNGYLHIGHAKSICLNFGLGQKYNGQTNLRFDDTNPVTEDTEYVDSIKKDIQWLGFSWAQELYTSDYFDTLYQYAVDLIKKDLAYVDDSTAEEIAAAKGTPTEPGVPTPNRSRSIEENLVLFQEMKDGKYQDGEKVLRAKIDLANPNMHLRDPLLYRIKHAHHHRTGDKWCIYPMYDFAHGQSDSIEKITHSICTLEFIPHRALYDWCIEKLEIFPSKQYEFARLNMTYTVMSKRKLLQLVNDKFVESWDDPRMPTISGLRRRGYTPASIRTFCDKIGVAKRENMIDVSLLEFCIREDLNKTAWRRMAVLDPIKLVITNLPSDYTEDLHGENNPEVEGGEGSRVIPFSNELWIERDDFMEDAPKKFFRLGPGLSVRLKNAYIVTCHDFVKDENGQVTEIHCTYISNSKSGEDTSGMKVKGTIHWVSVPHAKETEIRLYDRLFNDENPTAAENFKESINPDSLKISKAFIEPDLLNAIPGKGYQFIRLGYFTLDTTSTPDHLVFNRTVGLKDSWAKEVKKGQ